From the Winogradskyella forsetii genome, the window ATTAGTTACGGCTTGTGCCCTGTTCTTAGACAAGGTCATGTTATAAGCATCATTACCAGTATTGTCCGTATGGCCAACAACCAAGATATTAGTATCTGGATATTCGATAAATACGCCTGCTAATTTGTTAAGCGTTTCTTGCGATTTTGCGTTAATATTATATTTCTCGGTAGCAAAATAAACACCGCTTTTCTCATCAAAAGTTATAACGATTCCATCATCAACACGTTCTACGGTGGCGCCAGGAATTTCATTTTCGATTTCTTTGGCTTGTTTGTCCATTTTCCTTCCGATTAAAACACCAGCACCTCCACCGACAACGCCTCCAATGACTGCACCTAATTCGCTATTGTTACCGTCGCCAACGTTATTTCCGATTATGGCACCTAAAATGGCGCCTCCAGCAGCACCAATGACCGCTCCTTTTTGTTTGTTGTTGGCATTATCTACAGCCTTACAACTTGTCATCAACACTAATAGGAGTGACAAGGTTATGGCTAAATTCGATTTATTTTTAAATATTATCATAATTTTCAATTTTTGTAAAGTTCATAGTTATGGTGATGGGCTTTCCATCCAAACTCACAGTTTGCTGCCATTGCATATTAGTATCCGTTAGTGATGTGAGTTGTAACCTGAATCCTGAATTGGTTTCAGATTTGCCTTTTTGATTGGTAGGTTTTAAGAGGAAATTATATAATCCTGTAGCTTCATCATAAACTTCGTCTATTGTAAATACGAAATAGCGTTGGTCTGCTGAACAGCCCATACCAGAAAGCGTGTAGATTCCTGTGTTGTTATTGGGTATAAATTGCCACCAACTATTTTCGAAGCAGGCTTTTTCGGCATCGTTAAGAAGCGTGATTTTTATATCTCCAATGGCTGAGGATTTTATGGACGTTAATGTCCAATCTCCTTTTATGGTCTTTCTAGAATCCCGAACCGTTTTTGAGGCTCCACAAGCTAAAAAGAGTAGAGTTATGAATACTATGGTTATCTTTTTCATTGTTTAAGTTTTGTTTCTAATCAAAACTAGGTAAACAATAATCGGAGTGTTATTTCAAAAGGATAAATTGTTGATGCATTAGCTAATCCTTCTTCCCAAACGATTTAAACGAATTTCAACTAGGTTTAGCAATATTATCTAGCTGTTTCTGGTAAGATTTAAAACTTGACAATTATTTTGCTGTCAAAATATTTAACAGTATATTTGTTGTCAAAACAATTAAACAATATAAATGATGTCAAAAGAAGATGGGTGGATTTCACCAAAAATTATAATTGGTTCAGGTGCTACCGGAGATTATTATTACGAAAGAGAATTAATTGAAGATGAAATTTGGAGAGAAATCTTAAAAGGAAATAACATTTTGATATCTGCACCACGTAGAGTTGGTAAAACTTCTGTAATGAAATCAATAACTAACAATCCTAAAAAGGGTTATAAAATGATATTTGAAAACATACAAGGTATAAATACAGAAATAATGTTTTATAAAACATTGTACGAATTGATTTTGAAATGTCTAAGTAAGTTTGCTACTAATAAAGAAAAAATTAAAAATTATTTTAAACAAATTGGTTTAACAGAAATTAGTGCCACATCATTAAAATTTGAAGGTAAAACGCTCGATTATGTTTACGAGATAAATAAAATTTTACCACAACTAGATCAAGAAGGCGAAGTTATTGTTTTGCTTATAGATGAGTTGCCAGAAGTGCTTCATACACTTCATAAATCAGGTAAAAATGAAGAAGCAATTTCAATATTAAAAAATCTGAGACATTGGAGACAAGAGGAAGATTATAAAATGCTAAAATTTGTTATCGCTGGTTCAATAGGTATTCATCATGTGGTTAACCAAGTTGATGGAAGAACTTCAGATATAAATGATATTAAAAGCATTGATTGTCCTGCTTTAGACAATGAACAATTTGATGATTATTTAAACTGGGCTGTTAAAGATGCCTCAATTGTGTTTGATAAAACTTCGACTATGTATTTTAAAGATAAGATCCAATATTTTGTGCCATATTATATAAATCTTATGCTCGATGAAATGGATAAGTCGGCTATGATTTCACAAGAAAAAAATATAATGTCTAATGACATCGACAATGCGTTTAATAAAATAATGAAAGACAACAGCTATTTTACCGATTGGAAAAAGAGACTTAAAGATTATCTAAAACCAGAAGATTTTAGTTTTGTTAATCAAGTATTAATCAAAACTTCTCATGAAGATGATATAACAGCACAAGACCTCTATGATATGGCTGTTAAAGCAAACAAAACCGAAGATTATATGGATTTGGTTTACGATTTAGTACATGATGGTTATTTATATAATGACAATGATAAATACCGATTTATTTCGCCATTTCTAAAACAATATTGGTTGAGAACAAACCCAATTTATAAAGCATAATTCAATGAAACATAAACCGTCAGAATTTTCAAGTAAGTTATCGTTTTATCAATCGGCAAACAACGATAATAAATCCATAAAAGATAATTTTATAATTAGGCTGGCAGAATTTCAGCAAATCATAAATGCCTTAAAGTCTAAAAAAGCTAAAGATCCACTTCAGCACGAATTGGTTTTAGGTAGAAGAGGTAGTGGAAAATCTACTTTACTAAAAAGAATTCAAATTGAAATTGATGAAAGCGAAGTACTCGTCAAAAAATATATAGCGATTAACTTAGCAGAAGAGCAATCTAGTATTTATAGGTTGTTTGATCTGTGGTTAGAAGTTATCAACGAATTGGAGGACAGGTTCGATTTTAATGCAGAACTAAAATCATATAAATCATTTTCATC encodes:
- a CDS encoding OmpA family protein; this translates as MTSCKAVDNANNKQKGAVIGAAGGAILGAIIGNNVGDGNNSELGAVIGGVVGGGAGVLIGRKMDKQAKEIENEIPGATVERVDDGIVITFDEKSGVYFATEKYNINAKSQETLNKLAGVFIEYPDTNILVVGHTDNTGNDAYNMTLSKNRAQAVTNYLMSKGLSSGRFTTHWFGEEQPMYDNSTAEGRSKNRRVNIAIVPDENMVNEAKREAGSN
- a CDS encoding lipocalin: MKKITIVFITLLFLACGASKTVRDSRKTIKGDWTLTSIKSSAIGDIKITLLNDAEKACFENSWWQFIPNNNTGIYTLSGMGCSADQRYFVFTIDEVYDEATGLYNFLLKPTNQKGKSETNSGFRLQLTSLTDTNMQWQQTVSLDGKPITITMNFTKIENYDNI
- a CDS encoding AAA-like domain-containing protein, with protein sequence MMSKEDGWISPKIIIGSGATGDYYYERELIEDEIWREILKGNNILISAPRRVGKTSVMKSITNNPKKGYKMIFENIQGINTEIMFYKTLYELILKCLSKFATNKEKIKNYFKQIGLTEISATSLKFEGKTLDYVYEINKILPQLDQEGEVIVLLIDELPEVLHTLHKSGKNEEAISILKNLRHWRQEEDYKMLKFVIAGSIGIHHVVNQVDGRTSDINDIKSIDCPALDNEQFDDYLNWAVKDASIVFDKTSTMYFKDKIQYFVPYYINLMLDEMDKSAMISQEKNIMSNDIDNAFNKIMKDNSYFTDWKKRLKDYLKPEDFSFVNQVLIKTSHEDDITAQDLYDMAVKANKTEDYMDLVYDLVHDGYLYNDNDKYRFISPFLKQYWLRTNPIYKA